A window from Salvelinus sp. IW2-2015 linkage group LG5, ASM291031v2, whole genome shotgun sequence encodes these proteins:
- the LOC111964211 gene encoding signal-induced proliferation-associated protein 1-like isoform X6: MQSDDLFLRKFCRQRPRPPLTTVNFDSKREGGVRARVVTGEWPPRRDGTDGESLTTPSCVGLNLRSVGRGHIMQRSNSDVTLGDLDSSGKAGGKATRAVGEKAGAGAQEDSGVVLHREYGSLSSLERQIGLSGTQEPSAEDQGILSPNALRFKDPFLLLGLQGTPPEPDGFFRALSTPAGDTPKPAKPPKPEGLSKKAKPSPPQIPQPGPYDNLGGGAWVRNFAHYDVQSILFDLTEAASNRDSIGRKKNITSGASAASTMRPLTQATPSSPSQGGGGVGGAVEDPSLDEGDGNDNELLLSCPHFRNEMGGEERAGLGHTQGRGGLWLSLRNPNDAVSVLEEPRESHVQQQGKSNYFIEHADLGAHYYRKYFYMKDHQNFFGMDDRLGPVAISFRREEKEGSSGAQYNYRIIFRTTELKTLRGSILEESVPSAARHTTPRGLSPKRLLEFIIPELNLHCLRLASTSPKVRDTLLKLDEQGLNFQRKVGVMYCRAGQSSEEDMYNNESSGPAFEEFLDLLGERVNLKGWEKYRAQLDTKTDSTGTQSLYTHYQDYEVMFHVSTMLPYTANNTQQLLRKRHIGNDIVTIVFQEPGALPFTPKAIRSHFQHVFIIVQVEQSCSDHTYYRVAVTRSKDIPLFGPLFPTGARFPRSPAFRDFLLAKAVNAENAAEKAEKFRSMATRTRQEYLKDLAENYVTTTPIDSSTKFPLLSLGSKRKDKLKGAKGAELHSAGALVWAVMATSGNEGETGGHKLPCLLGVSAESVVLIERYTRRVVFNCCCRDVIGWKAVIDSRAIGGPCLDIFYERGEAVSISVMDSQAEEIREMVQRLELVTRGCEAREVTPLRDGVGQPGFLMSEEGFVTDLQRFGYAESGGLQLGARVVRLCGHALVHLGPEERTRLLRTAHKIHITVIPPDENGKPRRSFSELYQKAIQDAERKPGEGQSGEAWVLDEREEEEEEMEEEEREQGEGKEAETMEGPAEGGEAEDRLSETGQGEEDQGDQGSLLSPPSLPLLRATSLQDHPLNQIVEITPSQLTRSYSLERHPSCRDICDRHLYDNVGVKLKHHIYENPEELRDTTPDLILAVKPKMPLDEEQFVGAELGEERPSASDPSLSSTRLSCLNRAERNSRALSLHNSITKILSETTDSSEEEWQSIADLATACRSILEALSREAGDGTQGADSLTDGKLKDMKDSDSPGHLEEKVSQLEDMLKRLQDDLQKVHC, from the exons ATGCAGTCTGACGACCTTTTCCTACGCAAGTTTTGCCGGCAGAGGCCACGACCCCCTCTGACAACGGTCAACTTTGACTCTAAGCGAGAGGGTGGGGTAAGGGCGCGGGTGGTGACAGGGGAGTGGCCCCCGAGGAGGGATGGAACAGATGGGGAGAGTCTTACTACTCCGAGCTGTGTGGGTCTGAACCTGAGGTCAGTGGGCCGAGGACACATCATGCAGAGAAGCAACAGTGACGTGACGCTCGGAGACCTGGACTCCTCTGGTAAGGCGGGAGGGAAGGCAACACGGGCGGTGGGGGAGAAGGCAGGTGCCGGGGCCCAGGAGGACTCAGGGGTGGTGCTGCACAGGGAGTATGGCAGCCTCTCCTCGCTGGAGAGACAGATAGGTCTGTCAGGAACCCAGGAGCCGAGTGCAGAGGACCAAGGCATTCTGAGCCCCAATGCCCTCCGCTTCAAAGACCCCTTTCTGCTGCTGGGCCTGCAGGGAACCCCCCCAGAGCCAGACGGCTTCTTCAGGGCTCTGTCCACCCCCGCAGGAGACACCCCAAAACCAGCCAAGCCCCCAAAGCCTGAGGGGCTGAGCAAGAAGGCCAAGCCCTCTCCTCCACAGATCCCCCAACCAGGTCCTTATGACAACCTGGGGGGAGGAGCCTGGGTCAGGAATTTTGCCCACTATGATGTCCAGAGCATTTTGTTTGACCTCACAGAGGCGGCCAGCAACCGAGACAGCATCGGCCGCAAAAAAAACATCACTTCAGGGGCATCGGCTGCCTCGACGATGCGTCCCCTCACCCAGGCCACGCCCTCCTCGCCCTCGCAGGGCGGGGGCGGTGTTGGGGGGGCTGTGGAGGACCCCTCCCTGGACGAGGGAGATGGCAACGACAACGAGCTGCTGCTCAGCTGCCCCCACTTCCGTAATGAGATGGGGGGTGAGGAGCGGGCGGGCCTGGGGCATACGCAGGGCAGAGGGGGTCTGTGGTTGAGCCTGAGGAACCCCAACGATGCTGTCTCAGTACTGGAGGAACCCAGAGAGAGCCACGTCCAACAGCAGGGCAAGAGCAACTACTTCATAGAACATGCAGACCTGGGAGCCCATTACTACCGCAAATACTTCTACATGAAAG ATCATCAGAACTTCTTTGGTATGGATGACCGCCTTGGTCCAGTGGCCATCAGCTTCcgtagagaggagaaggaggggtctAGTGGAGCTCAGTATAACTACAGGATCATCTTCAGAACCACTGAG cTGAAGACTCTGCGAGGCTCCATCCTGGAGGAGTCCGTGCCCTCAGCAGCCCGCCACACCACCCCCCGAGGCCTGTCTCCTAAAAGGCTCCTGGAGTTCATCATCCCGGAGCTCAACCTCCACTGCCTGCGTCTGGCCTCCACCTCACCCAAGGTCCGAGACACCCTGCTCAAGCTGGACGAACAAGGG ctgaacTTCCAGAGGAAGGTGGGGGTGATGTACTGCCGTGCAGGCCAGAGCTCTGAGGAGGACATGTATAACAACGAGAGCTCGGGGCCGGCCTTCGAGGAGTTCCTGGATCTGCTGGGGGAGCGGGTGAATCTGAAAGGCTGGGAGAAGTACCGAGCTCAGTTGGACACCAAGA cggACTCCACAGGGACCCAGTCCCTCTACACACACTACCAGGACTATGAGGTGATGTTCCATGTGTCCACCATGCTGCCCTACACGGCCAACAACACACAACAG TtgctgagaaaaaggcacattgGGAATGACATAGTGACCATAGTGTTCCAGGAGCCAGGGGCTCTGCCCTTCACTCCTAAGGCCATCCGCTCCCATTTCCAACATGTCTTCATCATCGTCCAGGTGGAACAGTCCTGCTCTGACCATACCTACTACAG gGTGGCGGTGACACGCTCCAAAGACATCCCGTTATTTGGGCCTCTGTTCCCTACGGGTGCTCGATTCCCCCGTTCCCCTGCCTTCAGAGACTTCCTGCTGGCCAAGGCGGTGAATGCTGAGAACGCTGCAGAGAAGGCGGAGAAGTTCCGCTCTATGGCCACCCGGACACGACAGGAGTACCTGAAGGACCTGGCAGAAAACTACGTGACCACCACGCCAATCGACTCCTCCACCAAGTTCCCCCTGCTGTCCCTGGGGAGCAAACGCAAAGACAAACTGAAGGGGGCCAAGGGGGCAGAGCTGCACAGTGCTGGGGCGTTGGTCTGGGCTGTGATGGCCACCAGTGGGAATGagggggagacaggaggacaCAAGCTACCCTGTCTACTGGGGGTTTCAGCTGAATCAGTGGTGCTGATCGAGAGATACACACGGAGGGTGGTGTTCAACTGCTGCTGCCGCGATGTGATTGGCTGGAAGGCGGTGATAGACAGCAGGGCCATAGGCGGGCCTTGCCTGGATATCTTCTATGAGAGGGGGGAGGCTGTGTCAATCAGTGTGATGGACAGCCAGGCGGAGGAGATACGGGAGATGGTGCAGAGACTGGAG ttgGTGACACGGGGGTGCGAGGCACGGGAGGTGACCCCCCTGCGTGACGGGGTGGGCCAGCCAGGCTTCCTGATGAGCGAGGAGGGCTTTGTGACGGATCTGCAGCGGTTCGGCTATGCGGAGAGCGGGGGTCTGCAGCTGGGGGCGCGGGTGGTGCGTCTGTGTGGCCACGCCCTGGTGCACCTAGGACCAGAGGAGAGAACCAGACTCCTCCGCACCGCCCACAAGATCCACATCACCGTCATCCCTCCAGATGAGAACGGCAAGCCCCGCAG GAGTTTCTCAGAGTTATACCAGAAAGCCATCCAGGATGCAGAGCGTAAGCCTGGGGAGGGCCAGTCTGGAGAGGCCTGGGTGCTggacgagagggaggaggaggaagaggagatggaggaagaggagcgggaacagggagaggggaaggaggcgGAGACGATGGAGGGaccagcagagggaggagaggctgaGGACAGGCTGTCAGAGACTGGACAGGGTGAGGAGGACCAGGGGGACCAgggctccctcctctccccacccagCCTGCCTCTGTTACGGGCCACCTCCCTGCAGGACCACCCACTCAACCAGATCGTGGAGATTACCCCCTCCCAGCTAACACGCAGCTACTCCCTAGAGAGGCACCCGTCCTGCCGAGACATATGTGACAG GCATTTGTATGACAACGTGGGTGTGAAGTTGAAACATCACATCTATGAGAACCCAGAGGAGCTGAGAGACACCACGCCTGACCTCATCCTGGCTGTCAAACCCAAGATGCCCCTGGACGAggaacag tTTGTGGGGGCTGAGTTGGGTGAGGAGAGGCCATCAGCGAGTGacccctccctgtcctccacccGGTTGTCATGTCTGAACAGAGCGGAGAGAAACTCCCGAGCCCTGAGCCTACACAACTCCATCACCAAGA TCCTGTCGGAGACCACAGATTCCTCAGAGGAGGAGTGGCAGTCTATAGCTGATCTAGCCACGGCATGCCGCAGCATCCTAGAAGCCTTGTCACGTGAAG CAGGAGATGGGACCCAAGGAGCAGACTCCCTGACAGATGGCAAGCTAAAGGACATGAAGGACAG TGACTCACCGGGCCACCTGGAGGAGAAGGTGTCCCAGCTGGAGGACATGCTGAAGAGGCTGCAGGACGACTTGCAAAAG GTCCACTGCTGA
- the LOC111964211 gene encoding signal-induced proliferation-associated protein 1-like isoform X1, translating to MQSDDLFLRKFCRQRPRPPLTTVNFDSKREGGVRARVVTGEWPPRRDGTDGESLTTPSCVGLNLRSVGRGHIMQRSNSDVTLGDLDSSGKAGGKATRAVGEKAGAGAQEDSGVVLHREYGSLSSLERQIGLSGTQEPSAEDQGILSPNALRFKDPFLLLGLQGTPPEPDGFFRALSTPAGDTPKPAKPPKPEGLSKKAKPSPPQIPQPGPYDNLGGGAWVRNFAHYDVQSILFDLTEAASNRDSIGRKKNITSGASAASTMRPLTQATPSSPSQGGGGVGGAVEDPSLDEGDGNDNELLLSCPHFRNEMGGEERAGLGHTQGRGGLWLSLRNPNDAVSVLEEPRESHVQQQGKSNYFIEHADLGAHYYRKYFYMKDHQNFFGMDDRLGPVAISFRREEKEGSSGAQYNYRIIFRTTELKTLRGSILEESVPSAARHTTPRGLSPKRLLEFIIPELNLHCLRLASTSPKVRDTLLKLDEQGLNFQRKVGVMYCRAGQSSEEDMYNNESSGPAFEEFLDLLGERVNLKGWEKYRAQLDTKTDSTGTQSLYTHYQDYEVMFHVSTMLPYTANNTQQLLRKRHIGNDIVTIVFQEPGALPFTPKAIRSHFQHVFIIVQVEQSCSDHTYYRVAVTRSKDIPLFGPLFPTGARFPRSPAFRDFLLAKAVNAENAAEKAEKFRSMATRTRQEYLKDLAENYVTTTPIDSSTKFPLLSLGSKRKDKLKGAKGAELHSAGALVWAVMATSGNEGETGGHKLPCLLGVSAESVVLIERYTRRVVFNCCCRDVIGWKAVIDSRAIGGPCLDIFYERGEAVSISVMDSQAEEIREMVQRLELVTRGCEAREVTPLRDGVGQPGFLMSEEGFVTDLQRFGYAESGGLQLGARVVRLCGHALVHLGPEERTRLLRTAHKIHITVIPPDENGKPRRSFSELYQKAIQDAERKPGEGQSGEAWVLDEREEEEEEMEEEEREQGEGKEAETMEGPAEGGEAEDRLSETGQGEEDQGDQGSLLSPPSLPLLRATSLQDHPLNQIVEITPSQLTRSYSLERHPSCRDICDRHLYDNVGVKLKHHIYENPEELRDTTPDLILAVKPKMPLDEEQFVGAELGEERPSASDPSLSSTRLSCLNRAERNSRALSLHNSITKILSETTDSSEEEWQSIADLATACRSILEALSREAGDGTQGADSLTDGKLKDMKDSDSPGHLEEKVSQLEDMLKRLQDDLQKGMRCNLVIREWTHRMXSESWWCSVQVVETDMEVDNTLDEDETMELYPLKTGCRSYTVESTPPAGLSHALPHSSSPFKEKNIVEI from the exons ATGCAGTCTGACGACCTTTTCCTACGCAAGTTTTGCCGGCAGAGGCCACGACCCCCTCTGACAACGGTCAACTTTGACTCTAAGCGAGAGGGTGGGGTAAGGGCGCGGGTGGTGACAGGGGAGTGGCCCCCGAGGAGGGATGGAACAGATGGGGAGAGTCTTACTACTCCGAGCTGTGTGGGTCTGAACCTGAGGTCAGTGGGCCGAGGACACATCATGCAGAGAAGCAACAGTGACGTGACGCTCGGAGACCTGGACTCCTCTGGTAAGGCGGGAGGGAAGGCAACACGGGCGGTGGGGGAGAAGGCAGGTGCCGGGGCCCAGGAGGACTCAGGGGTGGTGCTGCACAGGGAGTATGGCAGCCTCTCCTCGCTGGAGAGACAGATAGGTCTGTCAGGAACCCAGGAGCCGAGTGCAGAGGACCAAGGCATTCTGAGCCCCAATGCCCTCCGCTTCAAAGACCCCTTTCTGCTGCTGGGCCTGCAGGGAACCCCCCCAGAGCCAGACGGCTTCTTCAGGGCTCTGTCCACCCCCGCAGGAGACACCCCAAAACCAGCCAAGCCCCCAAAGCCTGAGGGGCTGAGCAAGAAGGCCAAGCCCTCTCCTCCACAGATCCCCCAACCAGGTCCTTATGACAACCTGGGGGGAGGAGCCTGGGTCAGGAATTTTGCCCACTATGATGTCCAGAGCATTTTGTTTGACCTCACAGAGGCGGCCAGCAACCGAGACAGCATCGGCCGCAAAAAAAACATCACTTCAGGGGCATCGGCTGCCTCGACGATGCGTCCCCTCACCCAGGCCACGCCCTCCTCGCCCTCGCAGGGCGGGGGCGGTGTTGGGGGGGCTGTGGAGGACCCCTCCCTGGACGAGGGAGATGGCAACGACAACGAGCTGCTGCTCAGCTGCCCCCACTTCCGTAATGAGATGGGGGGTGAGGAGCGGGCGGGCCTGGGGCATACGCAGGGCAGAGGGGGTCTGTGGTTGAGCCTGAGGAACCCCAACGATGCTGTCTCAGTACTGGAGGAACCCAGAGAGAGCCACGTCCAACAGCAGGGCAAGAGCAACTACTTCATAGAACATGCAGACCTGGGAGCCCATTACTACCGCAAATACTTCTACATGAAAG ATCATCAGAACTTCTTTGGTATGGATGACCGCCTTGGTCCAGTGGCCATCAGCTTCcgtagagaggagaaggaggggtctAGTGGAGCTCAGTATAACTACAGGATCATCTTCAGAACCACTGAG cTGAAGACTCTGCGAGGCTCCATCCTGGAGGAGTCCGTGCCCTCAGCAGCCCGCCACACCACCCCCCGAGGCCTGTCTCCTAAAAGGCTCCTGGAGTTCATCATCCCGGAGCTCAACCTCCACTGCCTGCGTCTGGCCTCCACCTCACCCAAGGTCCGAGACACCCTGCTCAAGCTGGACGAACAAGGG ctgaacTTCCAGAGGAAGGTGGGGGTGATGTACTGCCGTGCAGGCCAGAGCTCTGAGGAGGACATGTATAACAACGAGAGCTCGGGGCCGGCCTTCGAGGAGTTCCTGGATCTGCTGGGGGAGCGGGTGAATCTGAAAGGCTGGGAGAAGTACCGAGCTCAGTTGGACACCAAGA cggACTCCACAGGGACCCAGTCCCTCTACACACACTACCAGGACTATGAGGTGATGTTCCATGTGTCCACCATGCTGCCCTACACGGCCAACAACACACAACAG TtgctgagaaaaaggcacattgGGAATGACATAGTGACCATAGTGTTCCAGGAGCCAGGGGCTCTGCCCTTCACTCCTAAGGCCATCCGCTCCCATTTCCAACATGTCTTCATCATCGTCCAGGTGGAACAGTCCTGCTCTGACCATACCTACTACAG gGTGGCGGTGACACGCTCCAAAGACATCCCGTTATTTGGGCCTCTGTTCCCTACGGGTGCTCGATTCCCCCGTTCCCCTGCCTTCAGAGACTTCCTGCTGGCCAAGGCGGTGAATGCTGAGAACGCTGCAGAGAAGGCGGAGAAGTTCCGCTCTATGGCCACCCGGACACGACAGGAGTACCTGAAGGACCTGGCAGAAAACTACGTGACCACCACGCCAATCGACTCCTCCACCAAGTTCCCCCTGCTGTCCCTGGGGAGCAAACGCAAAGACAAACTGAAGGGGGCCAAGGGGGCAGAGCTGCACAGTGCTGGGGCGTTGGTCTGGGCTGTGATGGCCACCAGTGGGAATGagggggagacaggaggacaCAAGCTACCCTGTCTACTGGGGGTTTCAGCTGAATCAGTGGTGCTGATCGAGAGATACACACGGAGGGTGGTGTTCAACTGCTGCTGCCGCGATGTGATTGGCTGGAAGGCGGTGATAGACAGCAGGGCCATAGGCGGGCCTTGCCTGGATATCTTCTATGAGAGGGGGGAGGCTGTGTCAATCAGTGTGATGGACAGCCAGGCGGAGGAGATACGGGAGATGGTGCAGAGACTGGAG ttgGTGACACGGGGGTGCGAGGCACGGGAGGTGACCCCCCTGCGTGACGGGGTGGGCCAGCCAGGCTTCCTGATGAGCGAGGAGGGCTTTGTGACGGATCTGCAGCGGTTCGGCTATGCGGAGAGCGGGGGTCTGCAGCTGGGGGCGCGGGTGGTGCGTCTGTGTGGCCACGCCCTGGTGCACCTAGGACCAGAGGAGAGAACCAGACTCCTCCGCACCGCCCACAAGATCCACATCACCGTCATCCCTCCAGATGAGAACGGCAAGCCCCGCAG GAGTTTCTCAGAGTTATACCAGAAAGCCATCCAGGATGCAGAGCGTAAGCCTGGGGAGGGCCAGTCTGGAGAGGCCTGGGTGCTggacgagagggaggaggaggaagaggagatggaggaagaggagcgggaacagggagaggggaaggaggcgGAGACGATGGAGGGaccagcagagggaggagaggctgaGGACAGGCTGTCAGAGACTGGACAGGGTGAGGAGGACCAGGGGGACCAgggctccctcctctccccacccagCCTGCCTCTGTTACGGGCCACCTCCCTGCAGGACCACCCACTCAACCAGATCGTGGAGATTACCCCCTCCCAGCTAACACGCAGCTACTCCCTAGAGAGGCACCCGTCCTGCCGAGACATATGTGACAG GCATTTGTATGACAACGTGGGTGTGAAGTTGAAACATCACATCTATGAGAACCCAGAGGAGCTGAGAGACACCACGCCTGACCTCATCCTGGCTGTCAAACCCAAGATGCCCCTGGACGAggaacag tTTGTGGGGGCTGAGTTGGGTGAGGAGAGGCCATCAGCGAGTGacccctccctgtcctccacccGGTTGTCATGTCTGAACAGAGCGGAGAGAAACTCCCGAGCCCTGAGCCTACACAACTCCATCACCAAGA TCCTGTCGGAGACCACAGATTCCTCAGAGGAGGAGTGGCAGTCTATAGCTGATCTAGCCACGGCATGCCGCAGCATCCTAGAAGCCTTGTCACGTGAAG CAGGAGATGGGACCCAAGGAGCAGACTCCCTGACAGATGGCAAGCTAAAGGACATGAAGGACAG TGACTCACCGGGCCACCTGGAGGAGAAGGTGTCCCAGCTGGAGGACATGCTGAAGAGGCTGCAGGACGACTTGCAAAAG GGAATGAGATGCAATTTAGTTATAAGGGAATGGACTCACCGAATGGAKTCAGAGAGCTGGTGGTGTTCCGTGCAAGTAGTTGAGACGGATATGGAAGTGGATAATACCTTGGATGAGGATGAAACAATGGAACTTTATCCCTTAAAGACTGGCTGTAGAAGCTACACTGTAGAAAGTACGCCTCCTGCTGGACTGAGCCATGCACTGCCACACAGCAGCTCTcctttcaaagaaaaaaacattgtagagaTTTAA